Proteins encoded within one genomic window of Panicum virgatum strain AP13 chromosome 1N, P.virgatum_v5, whole genome shotgun sequence:
- the LOC120655690 gene encoding gamma-glutamylcyclotransferase 2-2-like — protein sequence MLAVLAPPAFPPPSLAPLRIPAQARAARRRADEAARPSRAGGSGRGRPRRPLKSQILPPPYRPPVPNQRAVLAAASSEGHRINKKLHRMVLWVFGYGSLIWNPGFDFDDKILGFIKGYKRTFNLACIDHRGTPEHPARTCTLETDEEAICWGIAYCVKGGIDKEQKAMQYLERRECEYDQKISVDFFKEGDSLKPAVTNVLVFVSTPDPIGNKYYLGPAPLKDMARQIATANGPNGYNRDYLFSMEKALASISHEDDAIIELANEVRMVLNRAKEAKITGSDITLKSHVPLVHLSALPEGTVVDSR from the exons ATGCTGGCCGTCCTCGCGCCACCGGCTTttcctcccccctctctcgctCCTCTCCGAATCCCCGCGCAGGcaagggcggcgaggaggagggcagACGAGGCAGCAAGACCGAGCCGCGCCGGGGGCTCGGGACGGGGGAGGCCGAGGAGACCCCTGAAGTCGCAGATCCTACCTCCTCCTTACCGCCCGCCCGTGCCCAATCAGCGCGCCGTTCTTGCCGCCGCTTCCTCCGAG GGACATCGCATAAACAAGAAGCTACACAGGATGGTGCTCTGGGTCTTCGGCTACGGGTCCCTGATCTGGAACCccggcttcgacttcgacgacAAGATCCTTGGCTTCATCAAGGGCTACAAGCGCACCTTCAACCTTG CATGCATTGACCATAGAGGCACACCAGAGCACCCGGCGAGGACCTGCACGCTTGAAACCGACGAGGAGGCCATCTGC TGGGGTATCGCATATTGCGTCAAGGGTGGTATAGACAAAGAGCAGAAAGCAATGCAG TACTTGGAGAGAAGAGAGTGTGAGTATGACCAGAAGATATCTGTTGACTTCTTCAAG GAAGGAGATTCTCTGAAGCCAGCTGTGACAAACGTGCTAGT TTTTGTATCCACACCTGATCCAATCGGCAACAAGTACTATCTTGGTCCTGCCCCTTTGAAGGATATGGCAAG ACAAATTGCTACAGCCAATGGCCCCAATGGCTATAATAGGGATTACCTGTTCTCCATGGAGAAGGCACTGGCCAGCATAA GCCATGAAGATGATGCGATAATTGAGCTTGCTAATGAGGTGAGGATGGTGCTGAACAGAGCTAAGGAGGCGAAGATCACTGGCTCCGACATAACCCTGAAATCTCATGTTCCGCTGGTGCACCTGTCTGCTCTTCCCGAAGGCACTGTTGTGGACTCGAGATAG